From a region of the Branchiostoma floridae strain S238N-H82 chromosome 13, Bfl_VNyyK, whole genome shotgun sequence genome:
- the LOC118429585 gene encoding jmjC domain-containing protein 8-like — translation MAATRSFSLWIEAFFVLFVQLCVKSEDVDVHKLLYSNGGWYTDTENLIAQPGPCNIDVRDESLTQRDFLQKYAEKAPVIFRSVTDNSNFRKLCSKSSLVENYGSKEVILSSANTYSYTKVPVSFQHYVEEILRPQDANTLGNETLYLFGDQNYTEWEPLLDQYVQPPYFLPGHTGALSFGLAGAGTGVPFHFHGPGFGEVIYGRKRWFLYPPDQQPAFNPNRTTLQWVMEKYPQLEESEKPYECTIGPGEIIYFPDRWWHGTLNIDTSVFISTFLAMTPWA, via the exons atggctgccaCGAGGAGTTTCTCTCTGTGGATCGAAGCGTTTTTCGTTCTTTTTGTGCAGTTATGCGTGAAATCAGAGGACGTAGACGTTCACAAGCTTTTGTACTCCAACGGAGGGTG gtacacagacacagagaaCCTGATAGCACAACCTGGACCATGTAACATTGACGTTAGGGACGAATCTCTTACACAAAGAGACTTCTTACAAAA ATATGCAGAGAAAGCACCTGTCATATTCAGGAGTGTAACAGACAACTCT aatttcagaaaactgTGTTCCAAGTCTTCTTTAGTGGAGAACTATGGAAGCAAGGAAGTCATTCTGAGCTCTGCAAACACTTATTCATACACAAAAG TGCCAGTTAGTTTCCAGCATTACGTGGAGGAGATATTGCGACCTCAGGACGCCAACACACTCGGCAATG AAACTCTATATCTGTTTGGAGACCAAAACTACACAGAGTGGGAACCATTACTAGACCAGTACGTGCAGCCTCCCTACTTTTTACCTGGACACACAGGTGCTCTCAGCTTCGGTCTAGCAG gtgcaggtacaggaGTTCCCTTCCATTTCCATGGACCAGGTTTTGGTGAGGTCATCTATGGTAGAAAG AGATGGTTCCTGTATCCCCCAGACCAACAGCCGGCCTTTAACCCTAACCGTACCACCCTACAGTGGGTAATGGAGAAGTATCCACAGCTGGAGGAGTCAGAAAAGCCTTACGAGTGCACCATCGGTCCTGGGGAG atCATCTATTTCCCAGACCGTTGGTGGCACGGCACGTTGAATATCGACACTTCTGTGTTCATCTCAACATTCCTAGCTATGACTCCATGGGCATAA